From the Pomacea canaliculata isolate SZHN2017 linkage group LG14, ASM307304v1, whole genome shotgun sequence genome, one window contains:
- the LOC112554817 gene encoding uncharacterized protein LOC112554817 encodes MSSPGLSESSEEDRSENAFNTAHPSNITFKRKFDVKRLFRGPDDESYFKTVSRLRQVGALIQGVTHLSTSPRVRRSCLSSCLPIRTKVVPSSEDRGVQQEDKSANDRTAIEKRAVERSALAKQRARRPRSREENTIIGLGHRQPPPPLPPQGRDNIPSSIPAITSRVANSRSSSPPPSHVSPSEATTATVAAAAGAAELATTASLQQPGLCLSPSVPQPLASPGSTEPDRREARAWLETDERRLRSISTGEKVGEQKCILSRESGMEQDSQLQQLQQFPPQIAETDGVQSVGNGGPCSPAGQDNLDITEVGDGQWATNQGISYLLASNAVDNVADDSIHETVVYSEYSRDAGLESSESRNSGRTIPLRSASHYFDGAGSASVLAATCQTDDTCSAAIDSHVRRASSRDTSAIATPALVRPRSATHLAAEEFQPSRSARRLKDDAAGNGNKSRKQTSLTAGRAKEENFQQGAKKEESTERLTDEVKGKNSSSSSDSIRLQEHQQQRQQVHVIAKLGIRGRRSGGVGGGSNGGESFSRGGGKSHGKGKSFSPELSQPKTSRDAPSYAGSVSETLEGSGAANRKSGSSSSRTKSLKTAAERISECSEKGPTFSPPATSSPAKRESRWNRKEVVGVKEKKEGRIIAGGKTGKGKPVAKTETSTKELFERRVKALEEDRSEDKECRQRSDSGDNHSEKTPRWCSECVKETGGQKVNELPEQHSGENISPVNEDVPGTPVSAADAQDERVKDRSQISQYSTVDAGKGDGYDIEQAAYATALSAPCSLLSCVTTKPALAFDGCLTLPTSPSRESALTVADKSVAVAHTLVVEGFCENSDNADVENGNDSDLKDKFNDVRPNLGHSCSDGSLDRREHPAGLRQLSCRPCMSSTASDSVLLLEGIEPGSISHGFSLNAADTVESDGVTVTVIKGENINNESTPRVNSASVTSTRQTSNQERTKDRKVFSYPSTKSSDRTLKDQTKRKGTTHVIKNASGSVLTHDNRCRTISGSSVNPDTLTKERSSGGSPAKKKRLVEEKVKTAQLSSFTPTIFNVHREDSANGKHSNERRFDEANEGTALSEASSVTVAQYSSVQMSDNRHAYVGSKTDGVVANLPLNFTEAPVTDNIFISSLSADSSQASRAGTVSHTWNPRKTNVFPGTRLMLANTLFIDGDSEPACTIRACESDSVIKEASLKSKRVSRTSDSKRVSKAVETSPPDGPSSKQGFPHAEELVDAGSKVNKGSGYSGRRSASPKLKHSKENENRKQKSASPQRNFPAHHQATGVGQECPETEVKVDENQSLLKKKPECDQNTTETVQRGKNDPVLSSNKRKKSAEQKEFVAEVLKTDSTTQKDASRAGDVEVKATVAQVYDVSSKKKTDSAPKKQVSRLPKRSTETLPDNKTADTVTSRSVLTDKQTRKTHHVTGMTSARASMSKVSSSDAKITRSVSDIGTTSLPDPRPEISETSQCVESLATSPDKTAQEHSREMTNAEHLESVALRVEKSGTDYLMCKYLASNTEDTRPSDDDNEEVKGSSQSQTNSAEANRSDKKDNSSKLRARASQGAVTVVTRTTRHSDKSQSAGATKKVSAAGVRANNDTRRQLQRKTAVPPEHGAVVRDGSVDSRYNDDDSMSVISNVSSRSSRSVASNLSAAPSKHRGSFQQQQQHTSSKQVKTRAQLEHDKRTAAVQKMEGRKAAESKKSTECSVAAVPVERGGAKPTSLQVAVKTKTQTTRTEPRVGARADKASTIGEERVKEALRSGEVTSTATETDDKQSQGPSQNAESKQKGPAIKTDSLRGKGPSQKLTSALGQQKTVPAKEGKTKQGSSGHSEDKGRRVSGLSVPASHPHRPDCRRMKFDTHARKVQQTRASGAPIHAASKQRPAISSSPLTSADCAGEKAPRRTNDGRKTLSSSDYTANPDLARAQSQIARSEVAAEKEELHEDGERYEREKAEEFDPSTGTQVSSEFVDIARARKCGGNFEESDIIGKPAATSAVRESYDVETSHEDFEQRKTEPEAAVGPASADVIKESKVSRPPDTEPLHTKMGTYLGLASEHSHRSFESFERSTMQKVCSERLDLDSAIVQPVKSGADVVIRMKEGTGLEAKQAPPISYRMSATSTLTLCASSDSSAQTIQNEGSEISDSESEGSNEYITGDEGDEHAEENESEKDDDKERAEGGDKLKSREAGWLEVGYDKVLYEADATDGKFDNEVLLEAGSNDVYAPTAGLGQSVLKSVSGGMESSCDESRHQRTCTANIAAVEHPNGQISARVDGTGFQSSEISTVPRDTHTSFNASYYGDKPSRPPPHKNLNALSALANFADDSALELSAIYCDVSGEQEERGGERGRDGADRGTLLRDVVDATAPLDIRVLTPESEVKVKDASHELVYYADELRHGNERGDEGVERSGEAASVARKEEEEQDNMRIAFSTSAAGEGLSPQHAASDSSSSSRSSSPFTHCRYAMQAEASTNNGQASTPVQPHVDCESVVVLSAPASKTAKTLTLSFSSQCFQARCVLVARSRSFETKVSLRPNCINDFSLIVSARGDHPCQITSQRQRVISPVSTSSLSPPSSSSSLQIHSRPLASKARSPARPHLPFLLQAPAGASTSTCVGRGPRLEEGRREGLASVLPADTELPSEEPWTNFPAGNAAATGSACLSEQHDAGEEPAPTDSDSSLADIADISAVSEVLVPPSLRGSLSDGDLTTLNQEDIVGVDVLSEAVVSSHFSVGSTTPDRDTAARTEDLGVTLSSARTSKNSSVIANVSAVQMSANLKDASRRDAVLVSEVPGASSPGSCLSPTDSCSDSGGLSFRSMIELCDTQALEFTPCVYHGVDSMSTSGSSTEMIFSTSSSRCVDRAYDEDNSWQTSSIPASVGMSVVPLTLSTSTLSHPITNTMTSVVHVAVSRSESILHGGHTSSIIYSGSSSDHMRVGQEGRRSKVNIPPKQKSGMMAVKHISSCVQDIEKICHDDQYVKVTKKPHQPVTLTSVKDSVMKFETSSKSKGTVSARPGKAYVTTNRRSVSPLPKVLPDPPAAATSTGVGQTGSLLSTGCKSERMTSNHLTTSGSTFEIHIEAVVSSEDGAQPESRAASGDVTMCSSGSVTVTWPTCSVETELTSHETERVQNSPRPGDGSSVYAPPQQKSDADDFHSLSGEIPSEQTRVAINRTCDPPPPVLTEAPSAPTEYMPRMAAATGTNTPSEAAPLRGAEECTASTEEPPSDSVVSLQDLDGLSAVTNCLMSAGGVWVLTPVGSAARLDGNTGYEPCSTCASAENYSTLTQQLVSESNDEAESFGQGWPSPKILPQHLHKEETIAEPPTLLLTGRPPLCQLVQLSPNELQQGALPQQTLPQLFSSELDVKPCLTPKTDTDGAVDAECVLERSTSPCIASSVDDVHLTERVFIDTDSTDSEKLGANVSFPAKSEHISEPTHQISEWQSPSESHFNVKNVILVSSGFSDVHAFTNTPQYEISPDMKTVKSAVVNASLAVSSSIKPSALSSQSCDLSKNRKRAPGEVDNASLTSLVKDDRRDKSRGTISESYSKQTSVVSRWAPKATQARETENLEDQEKDYCAEESVERLSAAESDITTTTEPVYMHHSGTDHWHLEMCPSSIGQDGEKQFHDSEFHVVAPSLVKRWQKEQNAEKKEELKFRLLEFISVPEMMTSESTVVCTENSHINRSSSDLLNPELLTVNTNIAFRDGKRVEPTTVASDDQLGDQ; translated from the exons ATGTCATCGCCGGGGCTGAGTGAAAGCAGCGAAGAGGACAGATCAGAAAACGCTTTTAACACAGCGCACCCTTCAAATATCACCTTTAAACGGAAGTTTGATGTTAAACGACTTTTTCGAGGTCCAGACGACGAGAGTTATTTCAAAACAGTTTCCCGTCTCAGACAGGTAGGCGCGCTGATTCAAGGAGTGACCCACCTGAGCACAAGCCCTCGCGTGCGACGCTCGTGCCTGTCAAGTTGTCTGCCGATTCGCACGAAAGTTGTCCCTTCGTCTGAGGACCGGGGGGTGCAGCAGGAAGACAAGTCCGCGAACGATAGAACAGCGATCGAAAAACGCGCAGTTGAAAGGTCGGCGTTGGCCAAACAGCGCGCGAGGCGGCCACGCTCACGGGAGGAAAACACAATCATTGGGTTGGGACACAGACAGCCGCCACCGCCTCTTCCGCCACAGGGCCGTGACAACATTCCATCGAGCATACCCGCCATCACATCGCGTGTCGCAAATAGCCGGAGTTCATCACCACCGCCCTCGCACGTTTCACCGAGCGAGGCAACTACAGCTACAGTGGCAGcggctgctggtgctgctgagTTGGCTACAACAGCATCTCTGCAACAACCAGGCTTGTGCTTATCTCCATCAGTCCCGCAACCACTAGCCTCACCTGGCTCGACCGAACCTGATCGGAGGGAAGCACGTGCGTGGctagaaacagatgaaagaagacTGCGCTCGATCAGCACAGGTGAGAAAGTTGGTGAACAAAAATGCATCCTGTCGAGGGAGAGTGGAATGGAACAAGACAGCCAGctgcaacagctgcagcagttTCCTCCGCAGATCGCGGAAACCGATGGTGTGCAAAGTGTAGGTAATGGGGGACCTTGCAGTCCTGCTGGCCAAGATAATCTCGACATCACAGAAGTTGGTGATGGACAGTGGGCCACTAACCAGGGAATATCGTATCTGTTAGCATCAAATGCTGTGGATAATGTGGCTGATGATTCCATTCATGAAACCGTTGTTTACTCAGAGTACAGTCGTGACGCAGGTTTGGAAAGTTCAGAGTCCA GGAACTCTGGTAGGACTATACCCTTGAGATCTGCTAGCCATTATTTTGATGGAGCTGGTTCGGCCTCTGTCCTTGCCGCCACTTGTCAGACGGACGACACATGTTCTGCAGCAATCGACTCCCACGTGCGCCGCGCGTCCTCTCGTGACACTTCGGCCATTGCCACTCCTGCCCTCGTCAGACCTCGATCAGCCACACATTTAGCAGCAGAAGAATTTCAGCCTTCCAGATCTGCACGCCGTCTGAAAGACGACGCTGCGGGTAACGGTAATAAATCAAGGAAGCAGACTTCTCTCACAGCTGGGAGAGCTAAAGAGGAAAATTTCCAGCAAGGAgcgaagaaagaagaaagcacaGAACGACTGACAGATGAAGTGAAAGGgaagaacagcagcagcagcagcgacagtATTCGCCTGCAAGAACACCAGCAGCAGCGCCAACAAGTGCACGTCATTGCCAAGCTCGGTATACGCGGGCGAAGGAGTGGTGGTGTCGGCGGCGGCAGTAATGGAGGAGAGAGTTTTAGTAGGGGTGGGGGTAAGAGCCACGGGAAAGGTAAAAGTTTTTCACCTGAGTTGAGTCAACCCAAAACATCACGCGATGCGCCAAGTTACGCAGGCAGCGTTTCAGAGACTCTTGAAGGGAGTGGAGCAGCCAATCGTAAGTCGGGCTCGTCTTCATCGAGGACAAAAAGTTTGAAGACAGCTGCTGAACGCATTTCAGAATGTTCTGAAAAGGGCCCAACATTTTCACCGCCAGCAACTTCCTCTCCTGCCAAGAGAGAGAGTCGGTGGAACAGGAAGGAGGTTGTTGgagtgaaggagaaaaaagagggCAGAATCATTGCAGGGGGGAAGACAGGCAAAGGAAAACCTGTGGCAAAGACAGAGACGAGTACGAAAGAATTATTCGAGAGGCGCGTTAAAGCACTCGAGGAAGACAGGAGCGAAGATAAAGAATGTCGACAGCGCTCGGACAGTGGAGATAACCACAGCGAGAAGACGCCTCGGTGGTGCAGTGAATGTGTTAAAGAGACTGGCGGACAGAAAGTTAACGAACTACCCGAGCAACACAGTGGAGAGAACATTTCACCTGTAAATGAAGATGTGCCGGGTACACCCGTTTCAGCAGCTGATGCTCAGGACGAGAGAGTGAAGGACAGAAGTCAAATATCACAGTATTCGACTGTTGATGCAGGAAAAGGTGATGGTTACGACATCGAGCAAGCTGCTTATGCCACAGCTTTATCTGCCCCCTGCTCTCTTCTCTCCTGCGTAACGACCAAGCCTGCCCTTGCATTTGATGGATGTCTAACCTTGCCCACCTCGCCAAGTCGGGAATCGGCTCTAACCGTTGCAGATAAGAGTGTAGCGGTTGCGCACACTTTAGTTGTCGAGGGTTTTTGTGAGAACTCCGATAACGCCGATGTTGAAAACGGCAACGACAGTGACCTGAAAGATAAGTTCAATGATGTGCGACCAAACCTCGGTCACAGTTGCAGTGATGGAAGCTTGGACAGGCGAGAGCACCCTGCAGGGCTTCGGCAGTTGAGTTGTCGGCCCTGCATGTCAAGCACCGCCTCCGATTCTGTGTTGTTACTGGAGGGGATTGAACCAGGTAGCATCAGCCATGGTTTCTCTTTAAACGCAGCAGATACAGTTGAGAGCGATGGAGTTACCGTTACTGTGATTAAaggagaaaatataaacaacgaATCAACACCGAGGGTGAATTCTGCTTCTGTTACCTCTACTCGGCAAACGAGTAATCAAGAACGaacgaaagacagaaaagtattTTCCTACCCTTCCACAAAATCGTCTGACAGGACTCTCAAAGATCAGACAAAACGAAAAGGTACGACTCACGTGATCAAAAATGCTAGCGGCTCTGTTCTGACGCACGATAACAGGTGCCGAACTATTTCTGGATCATCTGTAAACCCAGACACACTGACAAAAGAGCGAAGCAGTGGTGGTAGCCCCGCCAAAAAGAAGAGGCTAGTGGAAGAGAAGGTCAAAACGGCTCAACTTTCTTCGTTCACGCCGACTATTTTTAACGTGCACCGAGAAGACAGTGCAAATGGAAAGCACAGCAACGAAAGACGATTTGACGAGGCTAACGAGGGCACTGCGCTTAGCGAAGCCTCAAGTGTGACGGTAGCCCAGTATTCATCCGTGCAAATGAGTGACAACCGACACGCCTACGTAGGAAGCAAGACGGACGGAGTTGTGGCCAACCTGCCTCTAAATTTTACTGAAGCTCCCGTCACggataatatttttattagcaGCCTGAGCGCGGATTCATCACAAGCCAGCCGTGCCGGCACTGTCAGTCACACATGGAATCCTCGAAAGACGAATGTTTTTCCAGGTACACGTTTAATGTTGGCCAACACGCTTTTCATAGACGGTGACTCAGAGCCAGCCTGTACAATAAGAGCTTGTGAATCAGACAGTGTTATAAAGG AAGCTAGTCTAAAATCGAAGCGAGTGTCCCGTACAAGTGATTCGAAGCGTGTCTCAAAAGCAGTCGAGACCTCACCTCCTGATGGTCCGAGCAGCAAACAAGGCTTTCCTCACGCTGAAGAGCTAGTAGACGCTGGGTCAAAGGTCAACAAAGGGAGTGGCTACAGTGGACGGCGTAGTGCCTCTCCAAAGCTGAAACATTCCAAGGAAAACGAAAACAGAAAGCAGAAAAGCGCGTCGCCACAGCGGAATTTTCCAGCTCATCACCAGGCTACCGGGGTTGGACAGGAGTGTCCAGAAACAGAGGTCAAAGTTGATGAGAATCAGTCTTTGCTGAAGAAAAAGCCAGAATGCGACCAGAACACGACAGAGACAGTACAGCGAGGGAAGAATGACCCTGTTCTGTCTTCGAACAAGCGCAAGAAATCTGCGGAACAGAAAGAGTTTGTTGCCGAGGTCTTAAAGACCGACTCGACCACACAGAAGGATGCGAGCCGAGCCGGCGACGTGGAGGTGAAAGCAACAGTCGCCCAAGTTTATGATGtcagcagcaagaaaaagacTGACTCAGCTCCTAAAAAGCAAGTGTCCAGACTGCCTAAGAGATCCACAGAGACACTGCCTGACAACAAAACCGCTGACACCGTGACATCTCGATCTGTTCTTACTGACAAACAGACGCGAAAGACTCATCATGTGACAGGTATGACCTCGGCACGTGCTTCAATGTCGAAAGTGTCATCATCTGACGCAAAAATAACCAGAAGTGTTTCAGACATAGGCACGACTTCATTGCCAGACCCTCGACCAGAAATATCCGAGACGTCACAATGTGTCGAAAGTCTTGCTACGTCACCTGACAAAACGGCTCAGGAACACTCACGCGAGATGACGAACGCTGAACACCTTGAGTCAGTGGCATTACGAGTAGAAAAAAGCGGAACTGATTATTTGATGTGTAAGTATCTGGCTAGTAATACCGAGGACACCAGACCATCTGACGACGACAATGAAGAGGTCAAAGGTTCATCCCAATCGCAGACCAACAGCGCGGAAGCAAACCGCAGCGACAAGAAAGATAATTCAAGCAAACTTCGTGCCCGAGCTTCTCAAGGAGCAGTTACTGTAGTAACCCGCACCACGCGCCATTCCGACAAATCGCAGAGCGCAGGAGCGACAAAGAAAGTTTCTGCCGCTGGCGTGAGGGCTAATAATGATACACGGCGGCAGCTGCAAAGAAAAACGGCGGTGCCGCCAGAGCATGGAGCTGTCGTCCGTGATGGCTCAGTGGATAGTCGTTACAACGACGATGACTCCATGTCTGTCATCTCAAACGTAAGTTCCAGATCCTCTCGTTCTGTCGCCTCTAACCTCAGCGCCGCACCCTCTAAGCACCGAGGAAgctttcagcagcagcagcagcatacaAGCTCGAAGCAAGTGAAGACTCGAGCACAGCTCGAGCATGATAAACGAACAGCTGCCGTGCAGAAGATGGAAGGGAGGAAAGCTGCAGAGAGCAAAAAGTCAACGGAGTGTAGTGTGGCTGCCGTGCCGGTGGAGAGAGGCGGTGCCAAACCTACATCACTTCAGGTTGCAGTGAAAACCAAAACGCAAACTACACGAACCGAGCCGCGGGTGGGAGCGAGGGCTGACAAGGCATCTACTATTGGTGAAGAGAGGGTTAAGGAAGCGCTAAGGTCAGGTGAGGTCACGAGTACAGCTACCGAGACTGATGATAAACAGTCGCAGGGACCATCTCAGAATGCTGAATCGAAGCAGAAGGGGCCAGCTATCAAAACTGACTCGCTGCGAGGCAAGGGGCCGTCTCAAAAGCTGACCTCTGCGCTTGGACAACAAAAGACCGTGCCTgcgaaagaaggaaaaacgaAGCAAGGGTCGTCTGGACATTCGGAAGACAAAGGGAGGCGCGTTTCAGGGTTGTCGGTTCCCGCTTCGCATCCCCATCGCCCGGACTGCAGGCGGATGAAATTCGACACGCACGCGAGGAAGGTGCAACAAACACGCGCTTCAGGAGCGCCGATACACGCAGCAAGTAAACAAAGACCCGCCATCTCCAGTTCGCCTTTGACCTCTGCTGATTGCGCGGGCGAGAAAGCACCGAGAAGAACTAATGATGGAAGGAAAACGCTATCGAGCAGTGATTATACGGCTAACCCTGATTTAGCCCGAGCTCAGTCGCAGATAGCACGGAGTGAAGTAGCGGCTGAGAAGGAAGAGCTACACGAAGATGGAGAGAGATACGAGAGAGAAAAAGCGGAGGAATTTGATCCCTCCACTGGTACCCAAGTGAGCAGCGAGTTTGTCGACATTGCTCGCGCGAGAAAATGTGGAGGTAACTTTGAGGAATCTGATATTATCGGGAAACCGGCGGCCACTTCTGCGGTGAGGGAGAGTTATGACGTGGAAACCAGTCACGAAGATtttgaacaaaggaaaacaGAGCCAGAGGCCGCTGTTGGCCCCGCGTCTGCTGATGTCATCAAGGAGAGTAAAGTCAGCCGACCCCCAGATACAGAGCCCCTACATACGAAGATGGGAACTTATCTCGGTTTAGCATCAGAACATTCACATAGGAGCTTTGAGAGTTTTGAGCGGAGCACAATGCAGAAAGTGTGCTCGGAAAGGCTCGACTTGGATAGCGCCATTGTACAGCCAGTGAAGTCTGGTGCTGATGTTGTCATTAGGATGAAAGAAGGAACTGGCTTAGAAGCAAAACAAGCCCCGCCTATTTCATATCGGATGTCTGCTACATCCACCCTTACCTTATGCGCAAGTTCAGATTCCAGTGCGCAAACAATTCAAAATGAGGGAAGTGAAATTTCCGATTCTGAATCCGAAGGAAGCAACGAATACATAACAGGAGACGAAGGTGATGAGCATGCAGAGGAAAATGAGTCAGAAAAGGACGATGACAAGGAGCGAGCGGAAGGCGGTGATAAGCTGAAGTCTCGAGAGGCTGGCTGGTTGGAAGTAGGCTACGATAAGGTTCTGTATGAAGCCGATGCCACTGACGGAAAGTTTGATAACGAGGTTTTACTAGAGGCTGGAAGCAATGACGTTTACGCACCCACCGCTGGGCTGGGCCAGAGTGTTCTCAAATCTGTTAGTGGCGGAATGGAATCTAGCTGCGATGAGAGCCGACATCAACGGACTTGCACCGCAAACATTGCGGCAGTTGAACATCCGAATGGACAGATATCCGCCCGTGTGGACGGAACAGGATTCCAGAGCAGTGAAATAAGTactgtaccacgtgacacgcATACGTCTTTCAATGCATCGTACTACGGTGATAAACCCTCGCGACCTCCTCCACACAAAAATTTGAACGCTCTTAGCGCTCTTGCAAACTTTGCTGACGATAGCGCTCTCGAGCTTAGTGCGATttattgtgacgtcagcggTGAGCAGGAGGAGAGAGGcggagaaagagggagggacgGAGCTGATCGCGGCACGTTGCTGCGTGATGTTGTTGATGCAACTGCCCCGCTAGACATACGAGTGCTCACACCCGAGAGTGAGGTGAAAGTGAAAGACGCATCCCACGAACTTGTCTATTACGCTGACGAACTTCGTCATGGCAACGAGAGGGGAGACGAAGGGGTCGAGAGGAGCGGTGAGGCGGCGAGTGTAGCgaggaaggaagaggaggaacaGGACAACATGCGTATTGCATTTAGTACCTCGGCAGCTGGGGAGGGCTTGTCGCCGCAGCACGCTGCCAGTGATTCATCCTCATCGTCCCGCTCCTCATCGCCGTTCACACATTGCCGTTACGCCATGCAAGCAGAGGCGAGCACGAACAACGGGCAGGCCTCCACACCGGTGCAGCCCCATGTCGACTGTGAATCCGTTGTTGTCTTGTCCGCGCCAGCATCCAAAACTGCCAAGACACTCACTTTGTCATTCTCGTCCCAATGCTTCCAAGCCCGCTGTGTCCTCGTCGCCCGGTCTCGTTCCTTTGAAACTAAGGTCTCCCTCCGACCGAACTGCATCAATGACTTCTCCCTTATCGTCTCAGCAAGGGGTGACCATCCGTGCCAGATCACATCGCAGCGACAACGTGTCATCTCACCGGTATCAACGTCATCTCTGTCTCCACCTTCCTCGTCATCGTCTCTCCAGATACATTCGCGCCCTCTAGCGTCAAAAGCCAGGTCACCAGCCAGGCCACACCTACCTTTCCTGCTCCAGGCGCCAGCTGGTGCATCTACATCTACCTGCGTGGGGAGGGGGCCCCGGCTGGAGGAGGGAAGGCGAGAGGGCCTGGCTAGCGTGCTGCCAGCCGACACCGAGCTTCCGAGCGAGGAACCGTGGACCAACTTCCCAGCAGGCAATGCGGCGGCCACGGGCTCTGCTTGTCTTTCAGAACAGCATGACGCAGGAGAGGAACCGGCGCCAACAGACAGTGATAGCAGTCTTGCCGACATTGCCGATATTTCTGCCGTGTCAGAGGTGCTCGTGCCTCCCTCCCTTCGTGGCTCCTTGTCGGATGGCGACCTGACA ACATTGAACCAGGAAGACATTGTTGGTGTAGATGTTCTGTCAGAAGCTGTTGTTTCCTCTCATTTTTCTGTTGGCTCGACAACACCAGATCGTGATACAGCAGCCAGAACCGAGGATCTTGGAGTAACATTGTCGAGTGCAAGAACCAGTAAAAACTCTTCGGTCATCGCAAATGTTTCTGCAGTTCAAATGAGTGCAAATTTAAAAGATGCCAGTCGTCGAGATGCGGTTTTGGTCAGCGAGGTTCCGGGGGCATCTTCGCCAGGTAGCTGTCTTTCTCCCACCGACAGCTGCAGTGACTCGGGTGGGCTTTCGTTCCGCTCGATGATAGAACTGTGCGACACCCAGGCTCTGGAATTTACTCCTTGTGTCTACCACGGCGTGGACAGCATGTCCACCTCTGGTAGCAGCACCGAGATGATcttctccacctcctcctccaggTGTGTGGACAGAGCTTACGACGAAGATAATTCATGGCAGACGAGTAGCATACCTGCTTCAGTCGGAATGAGTGTTGTCCCCTTGACACTGTCCACGTCCACGCTCAGCCACCCAATCACCAACACCATGACCAGCGTGGTCCACGTGGCGGTCAGCAGGTCAGAAAGTATTCTTCACGGAGGACATACCTCCAGCATCATTTACTCCGGCAGCAGCAGTGATCATATGCGTGTC GGACAGGAAGGgaggaggtcaaaggtcaataTTCCTCCAAAACAAAAGTCAGGAATGATGGCCGTCAAGCACATATCTTCGTGCGTGCAGGACATTGAGAAGATTTGTCACGACGACCAGTATGTGAAAGTGACTAAGAAGCCGCACCAGCCGGTCACGCTGACCAGTGTGAAAGATTCGGTGATGAAGTTTGAAACCTCGAGCAAAAGCAAGGGCACGGTCTCGGCAAGGCCGGGCAAAGCCTACGTCACCACCAACCGCCGGAGTGTCTCTCCTTTGCCCAAAGTCTTACCGGACCCACCAGCTGCTGCGACTTCTACGGGTGTAGGCCAGACCGGGTCGTTGCTGTCTACTGGCTGCAAGTCAGAGCGCATGACCAGTAACCATCTGACGACTTCCGGATCAACTTTTGAGATTCACATCGAAGCTGTTGTTTCCTCAGAGGATGGTGCTCAACCAGAAAGCAGAGCTGCAAGTGGTGATGTCACGATGTGTTCAAGTGGATCTGTTACGGTCACGTGGCCTACGTGCTCGGTAGAAACAGAGTTGACCTCTCATGAAACAGAAAGAGTTCAAAATAGTCCTAGACCAGGCGATGGTAGTTCGGTGTATGCTCCTCCACAGCAAAAGTCGGATGCAGACGATTTTCACAGCCTGAGCGGCGAGATACCATCAGAACAAACTCGTGTTGCAATAAACAGAACTTGCGACCCTCCCCCACCCGTTCTCACCGAGGCCCCGTCCGCACCCACCGAATACATGCCTCGGatggcagcagcaacaggaaCAAACACACCCTCTGAAGCAGCCCCTCTGCGTGGTGCCGAGGAATGCACAGCGAGTACAGAAGAACCACCAAGTGACAGTGTTGTGAGTTTGCAGGATCTCGACGGTTTATCAGCCGTCACCAACTGCCTGATGTCTGCTGGTGGCGTTTGG GTTCTCACGCCTGTTGGGAGTGCTGCCAGGCTTGATGGGAACACTGGATATGAACCGTGCAGCACTTGTGCTTCCGCTGAAAATTACTCCACGCTTACTCAGCAATTAGTCAGTGAAAGCAACGACGAGGCTGAAAGCTTTGGTCAGGGGTGGCCTTCTCCAAAAATACTTCCTCAACATCTACACAAAGAAGAAACCATTGCCGAGCCTCCGACATTATTATTAACTGGACGGCCGCCACTATGTCAGCTGGTGCAACTTTCTCCCAACGAACTGCAGCAAGGTGCACTCCCTCAACAGACCTTGCCACAGCTGTTTTCCAGCGAACTCGATGTGAAACCTTGTCTAACCCCCAAAACAGACACAGATGGCGCTGTTGATGCTGAATGTGTTTTGGAGAGGTCTACATCGCCTTGCATTGCGTCTTCTGTCGATGATGTTCATTTGACAGAAAGAGTTTTCATAGACACAGACTCAACTGATTCAGAGAAGTTGGGTGCAAATGTTAGCTTTCCAGCAAAATCAGAGCATATATCTGAACCTACGCACCAGATATCCGAGTGGCAAAGTCCAAGTGAAAGtcattttaatgtgaaaaacGTTATACTGGTCTCATCTGGTTTTTCAGATGTTCATGCTTTTACCAACACACCTCAGTATGAGATCTCACCTGACATGAAAACTGTTAAGAGTGCTGTAGTAAATGCATCCCTTGCAGTAAGCTCGAGTATCAAGCCATCTGCCCTCTCATCCCAATCTTGTGACCTGAGCAAAAACAGGAAACGAGCGCCTGGCGAGGTAGATAATGCCAGCCTCACTTCTCTGGTGAAAGACGACAGAAGAGATAAATCACGTGGTACGATTTCGGAATCTTATTCAAAACAGACATCAGTCGTGTCTCGATGGGCGCCAAAAGCCACCCAGGCCAGAGAAACTGAGAATCTCGAGGACCAGGAGAAAGATTATTGCGCTGAAGAAAGTGTTGAGAGACTGAGTGCTGCCGAGTCTGACATAACGACAACCACTGAACCTGTGTACATGCATCACAGTGGCACGGATCACTGGCATTTAGAAATGTGTCCATCTTCTATCGGACAAGATGgagaaaaacaatttcatgATAGTGAATTTCATGTTGTGGCGCCGTCGTTGGTTAAGCGATGGCAGAAAGAACAAAACGCCGAGAAGAAGGAAGAACTGAAGTTCAGGCTATTGGAGTTTATATCTGTACCTGAGATGATGACATCAGAGTCAACAGTTGTTTGTACTGAAAATTCGCATATTAACAGAAGCAGCAGCGACTTACTCAACCCAGAATTATTAACCGTCAACACCAACATCGCTTTCAGAGATGGCAAACGAGTGGAACCGACAACTGTGGCATCAGACGATCAACTTGGAGACCAATAA